Proteins co-encoded in one Aspergillus flavus chromosome 2, complete sequence genomic window:
- a CDS encoding pectin lyase fold/virulence factor, with product MKEVLACLYVPTIFSCPGCRKLRNSAKMRYHIVYALTAAASLSAAADIYVSPSGSDTAAGTIDAPLLSIQSAVDKATAGSTIYLREGTYSPTTNIQITKSGTASAPYVLRAYDGEKVTIDGEELPGTPAELDASLANEDRGILHIQDAEYWEFYDLELINGPYGVYARDSSNNHYERIITRENYETGFQLEGASSNNSVYYLDSYLNRDPRKNGESADGFACKEGSGEGNVLRGARLWNNVDDGLDLWEFKSAVTIEDTISYGNGYNRWGFSPFEGDGNGYKLGGGDDADIGPANHVITNCIAFGNSKDGFTDNSQPGDFTLTRNTAWNNAKVGFKFGTAVATLSKNIAAENGESPTSLSEEQISTGNSWDGSESWGNSSFVSVDATLVQGARNADGTIDPSDFLLPKSGEEIGATTAW from the exons ATGAAAGAAGTCTTGGCGTGCCTTTATGTACCGACTATCTTCTCCTGTCCAGGATGCCGGAAACTCAGAAACTCAGCCAAAATGAGGTACCATATTGTATACGCTCTTACTGCTGCCGCTTCGCTGTCGGCAGCTGCCGATATCTACGTCTCCCCGTCCGGGTCGGATACCGCTGCCGGAACGATCGACGCTCCTCTTCTGTCGATCCAATCGGCTGTTGATAAAGCGACGGCTGGTTCCACTATCTACCTTCGTGAGGGTACCTATTCGCCGACAACGAATATCCAGATCACGAAGAGTGGGACGGCATCTGCGCCATATGTTCTCCGGGCTTATGATGGCGAAAAGGTCACcattgatggagaggaactTCCGGG AACTCCGGCGGAGCTTGATGCTTCGCTCGCTAATGAGGACCGTGGAATCCTACATATCCAAGATGCCGAGTACTGGGAGTTCTATGATCTTGAATTGATCAATGGGCCATATGGTGTTTACGCGCGTGATTCTTCGAATAACCACTACGAGCGTATTATTACGAGGGAAAACTATGAAACCG GCTTCCAACTCGAAGGCGCATCATCCAACAACAGCGTGTATTACCTCGACTCGTACCTCAATCGGGACCCGCGCAAGAACGGCGAAAGCGCCGACGGGTTTGCTTGCAAAGAGGGCTCTGGTGAAGGTAACGTGCTTCGAGGCGCGAGATTGTGGAACAATGTTGATGACGGCTTGGACTTATG GGAATTCAAGTCCGCCGTGACAATTGAAGACACCATTTCCTACGGCAATGGATACAACAG ATGGGGATTCTCGCCATTCGAAGGCGACGGCAACGGTTACAAGCTCGGTGGCGGTGACGATGCTGACATCGGGCCTGCCAACCACGTTATCACCAACTGTATCGCCTTCGGAAACTCCAAGGACGGCTTCACCGATAACTCCCAACCGGGTGATTTCACTCTGACCCGAAACACGGCCTGGAACAATGCCAAGGTGGGCTTCAAGTTCGGCACGGCAGTAGCTACCCTGAGCAAGAACATTGCGGCTGAGAATGGGGAGAGTCCTACTTCCTTGAGCGAGGAGCAGATTTCCACGGGAAACTCATGGGACGGTAGCGAGTCTTGGGGTAACAGTAGCTTTGTCTCTGTTGATGCGACCTTGGTGCAGGGAGCGCGCAACGCAGATGGAACGATTGATCCTAGCGATTTCTTGCTGCCCAAGTCTGGGGAGGAGATTGGTGCTACGACGGCTTGGTAG
- a CDS encoding Ribonuclease/ribotoxin (unnamed protein product) — protein sequence MQLTKAILALALVVSPILAAPTEVGEGSVNTNVEARAVDTVTCTPDQNQSGVKFEVDVKAAKALAQKIGWTTDSTKSDYPHPFGDKEKLWAHIPLEANKCNSKTRMLEYPVYWTKSKVKEWDPSKKKKEQQKTPIRIVYSNLNGALHYCGTMIHKTVAKDFGGSGDFKLCQ from the exons ATGCAGCTCACCAAAGCGATCCTGGCCTTAGCCCTTGTTGTGTCTCCCATTCTTGCAGCTCCTACGGAGGTCGGCGAAGGAAGTGTAAATACGAACGTGGAGGCGCGGGCT GTCGACACCGTCACCTGCACGCCGGACCAAAACCAGAGCGGTGTTAAATTTGAGGTGGATGTTAAAGCGGCCAAAGCACTGGCTCAAAAGATTGGGTGGACGACCGACTCTACTAAGAGCGATTACCCCCATCCGTTTggagacaaggaaaagctcTGGGCGCATATTCCTCTGGAGGCGAACAAGTGTAACAGCAAGACGCGTATGCTTGAGTACCCAGTCTATTGGACAAAGTCGAAGGTCAAGGAGTGGGATCcctcaaagaagaagaaggagcagcAGAAGACTCCTATCCGAATTGTCTACAGCAACTTGAATGGTGCTCTTCATTACTGTGGAACCATGATCCATAAAACGGTGGCGAAGGACTTTGGTGGTTCTGGTGACTTCAAACTCTGCCAGTAG
- a CDS encoding RTA1 like protein-domain-containing protein, translating to MSNMTTLQPREGFKLFYYDPSLAAAVIFIICFLATTILHTYQLFRTRTWFFIPFLLGGYFEWIGYVARAVACNQTPNWTLGPYIVQAVLTLVAPALFAASIYMELGRMIVVLGAEKHSMIRIKWMTKIFVAGDVLSFLMQSAGAGMMGVKSKISENGPHIIVGGLVVQIIFFGFFMISSAVFHMRMNRDPVADGGAGFNWRRLLYALYGASALILIRSIFRLIEYAQGNGGYLVAHEWFMYIFDALLMFGTMLIFHVEHPSELNAWLRGSGVVCRGIIRFERIGGSGMMMS from the exons ATGAGCAACATGACCACCCTACAACCCCGTGAGGGTTTCAAATTATTCTACTACGACCCATCCCTTGCAGCAGCTGTAATTTTCATAATCTGTTTTCTGGCCACCACAATACTACATACGTACCAGCTTTTTCGGACACGAACATGGTTCTTTATACCATTTTTACTGGGTGGTTACT TCGAATGGATAGGATATGTGGCACGTGCTGTGGCCTGTAACCAAACGCCCAACTGGACACTTGGGCCGTACATTGTACAAGCGGTCCTAACTCTGGTAGCACCAGCCTTGTTCGCTGCGAGTATCTACATGGAACTGGGCAGAATGATCGTCGTCCTTGGTGCAGAGAAGCACAGCATGATCCGCATCAAATGGATGACCAAGATCTTCGTGGCGGGAGACGTCCTATCATTCCTCATGCAATCCGCAG GCGCCGGAATGATGGGTGTGAAATCCAAAATTTCCGAGAATGGACCGCACATTATCGTCGGCGGCCTTGTCGTCcaaatcatcttcttcggcttcttcatgATATCATCGGCGGTCTTCCATATGCGCATGAACCGTGATCCTGTGGCGGATGGTGGAGCTGGCTTCAACTGGCGACGACTTCTTTATGCCCTCTATGGTGCTAGCGCTCTTATCCTTATTCGTTCCATCTTCCGTCTTATCGAGTATGCACAGGGGAATGGTGGGTACTTGGTCGCGCATGAGTGGTTCATGTACATTTTTGAtgcattgttgatgttcGGGACGATGTTGATCTTCCATGTGGAGCATCCTAGTGAGCTTAATGCGTGGCTCAGAGGCAGTGGGGTTGTCTGTAGGGGGATAATCCGGTTTGAGAGGATTGGGGGGAGTGGCATGATGATGTCCTAG
- a CDS encoding fungal-specific transcription factor domain-containing protein: protein MPDEDDSALRHLLQTRGMEDVQSVLKRSESDNKKVPDRKGNQNQTPDSEGEHPFIQDLNPDLIDPNLFLMSFPEAIKDIPQGPTQPEVAPTLPAASDDSLFQDCSDDTFVEINTESPTGAQCRVNDSPSRTKGSSNENGARESIAHPRPDTTRLPLSIQQLLSNEPRCQHDTSTKDDNPSDSEGVEELVTQLSDKMGSLQIGSDGHVRYYGPTSHFNLLRMPTPDNLTIHRTVRQDGPDVLDRLGVNKEIPAGFEEHLINLYFTWHNPLFQVVDREMYEPARQQWRTKMEETPYYSEALTNAMCCLGAAFEPRYHPDFITYPRSVSDFFADRAKALLEIELDSPTLATVQAMVVLSAHDVGCKRNSRGWLYSGMAMRLAFDLGLHIDTAHYVTEGSINAAEAELRRSVFWGTYTVDHLWGFFLGRPVRINMEDVTVDKPGRHQTREQDRKWVPYGLPSPPLACLAAPVPDPVDLLSQHRIQLCEIMTPLGHVLYGCSRVSKRILQGLNKNTTDQLLKWKANLPEVLQIDLDNTDAPVLPHILLLHMQYHQTIIHAHRPWISKRYIQPQPPQGPGHVHARKMCIESAIAIAQLLHLYETQYTFRRMNVQAVSITCSAALMLIFATIASLKREGDQEISAYLSICFRALEEFGVSWESAKRAQNFLISLQRRWESRVRSYTSAKRAVSQSQSRSQSCFPTSKKPRISSESDPGSSESGVLVGEEDVRAFDPVGSGFPIDPDMMVELDWLCTETMRDMSP from the exons ATGCCTGACGAGGACGACTCTGCTTTACGGCATTTGCTGCAGACGCGCGGAATGGAAGATGTGCAGTCGGTGTTGAAACGATCCGAGAGcgataataaaaaagtcCCGGACCGTAAGGGTAATCAAAACCAAACACCTGATAGTGAAGGCGAACATCCCTTCATTCAGGACTTGAACCCTGACCTTATAGATCCGAATCTATTCTTGATGTCGTTCCCAGAAGCTATCAAAGACATCCCACAGGGTCCAACTCAACCCGAGGTCGCCCCTACTCTACCAGCAGCGTCAGACGATTCACTGTTCCAAGACTGTAGTGACGACACCTTTGTTGAGATTAACACAGAATCCCCAACCGGGGCACAATGCAGGGTTAACGACTCTCCATCACGGACCAAAGGTTCCAGTAATGAGAATGGGGCCCGAGAAAGTATAGCACATCCGCGACCAGATACGACGCGACTGCCGCTGTCCATCCAACAGTTACTGAGCAATGAGCCAAGATGCCAGCATGACACTTCAACCAAGGACGACAATCCAAGTGATAGTGAAGGTGTCGAGGAGCTAGTGACGCAATTATCTGACAAGATGGGAAGCTTGCAGATAGGGTCCGACGGCCATGTTCGCTACTATGGCCCAACGTCCCACTTTAATCTGCTAAGAATGCCTACTCCGGATAATCTGACTATTCATCGCACCGTTCGACAAGACGGACCAGATGTGTTGGATCGCTTGGGTGTCAATAAAGAGATTCCCGCAGGATTTGAGGAGCATCTGATCAACCTCTATTTCACTTGGCATAACCCGTTGTTTCAAGTGGTCGATAGGGAGATGTATGAGCCAGCAAGGCAACAGTGGCGCacgaagatggaggagacgCCTTACTACTCTGAGGCACTGACAAACGCCAT GTGCTGCCTTGGAGCGGCATTTGAGCCGCGCTACCATCCCGATTTCATCACGTACCCAAGATCGGTTTCCGACTTCTTCGCCGATCGAGCGAAGGCGCTCCTGGAGATCGAGCTGGACTCACCAACTTTAGCCACTGTTCAGGCCATGGTCGTATTAAGCGCACACGATGTTGGATGCAAGAGGAACTCTAGGGGATGGCTTTACAGCG GCATGGCTATGCGATTGGCGTTTGACTTGGGATTGCACATTGACACGGCCCACTATGTGACTGAAGGATCAATCAACGCAGCTGAGGCGGAGCTACGTCGCAGTGTATTTTGGGGGACTTACACCGTGGACCA TCTCTGGGGCTTTTTCCTCGGCAGACCAGTTCGTATTAACATGGAGGATGTCACAGTGGACAAGCCTGGCCGCCATCAGACGCGAGAGCAGGACCGAAAATGGGTGCCCTATGGccttccctctccaccacTTGCTTGCCTTGCGGCTCCCGTACCGGACCCAGTCGACCTCCTTAGCCAGCATCGGATTCAGCTTTGTGAGATTATGACCCCCCTTGGTCATGTCCT TTATGGATGCTCCCGTGTCTCAAAACGCATCCTACAGGGCTTGAACAAGAACACCACCGACCAACTCCTAAAATGGAAAGCCAACCTTCCTGAAGTTCTGCAGATCGATCTCGACAACACAGACGCCCCTGTTTTGCCCCATATTCTACTTCTCCA CATGCAATACCACCAAACCATCATCCACGCCCACCGCCCGTGGATCTCCAAACGCTAcatccaaccccaaccgcCCCAAGGCCCAGGCCACGTCCACGCTCGAAAAATGTGCATCGAATCCGCAATCGCTATCGCccaactcctccatctctaCGAAACTCAATACACCTTCCGTCGCATGAACGTTCAAGCCGTCTCCATCACCTGCTCGGCAGCACTAATGCTAATCTTTGCCACAATCGCAAGCCTGAAACgtgaaggagatcaagaaaTATCAGCTTATCTTAGCATTTGCTTCCGAGCACTGGAAGAATTCGGGGTGTCATGGGAGAGTGCCAAGAGAGCGCAgaactttttaattagtCTCCAGCGACGATGGGAATCGCGGGTCCGTTCGTATACTTCTGCGAAGCGGGCTGTGTCTCAATCACAGAGTCGGTCGCAGTCTTGCTTTCCGACTTCGAAGAAACCTCGTATATCGAGTGAGTCCGATCCTGGGTCAAGTGAGTCTGGCGTACTGGTTGGTGAGGAGGATGTTCGTGCGTTTGACCCGGTTGGGAGTGGGTTTCCTATTGATCCGGATATGATGGTGGAGCTGGATTGGTTGTGTACGGAGACCATGCGGGATATGTCTCCTTGA
- a CDS encoding putative riboflavin biosynthesis protein Rib7: protein MSREALTFPPSNRTFLEPHLPPNNEPELPKSNLPFTTLTFATSLDSSLALAPGTRTTLSGPQSKAMTHYLRSRHDAILIGVGTAVADNPGLNCRIEGVGGYGGEGLLGQPRPIVIDPRARWDFTEQSKILDLVQEGKGRAPFIITSTGTEPAAEKKALLESYGGKFIPLDLFLEEHGERILDWTAVLECLRNEGLRSVMIEGGGTVINSLLEPRWAHLVNSVIVTIAPTWLGQGGVVVSPRRRVEGGAVVPAARLRDVKWYPFGEDVVLCGRV from the coding sequence ATGTCCCGCGAAGCCCTCACCTTCCCCCCCTCAAACCGCACCTTCCTAGAACCCCATCTCCCGCCAAACAATGAACCCGAACTCCCCAAATCCAACCTCCCCTTCACAACCCTCACATTCGCAACCTCCCTAGACAGCTCTCTAGCCCTGGCCCCAGGAACCCGGACCACGCTGTCCGGCCCACAATCCAAGGCAATGACACACTACCTCCGCTCCCGCCACGACGCCATCCTAATCGGCGTCGGGACAGCAGTAGCCGATAATCCGGGGTTGAATTGCCGAATCGAAGGTGTCGGTGGCTACGGCGGGGAAGGGTTACTCGGTCAACCAAGACCGATTGTCATTGATCCGCGTGCTCGATGGGATTTCACTGAGCAATCGAAGATCCTGGATCTGGTTCAAGAGGGGAAAGGTCGTGCTCCGTTTATCATTACGTCTACTGGGACGGAACCGgctgcggagaagaaggcgtTGTTGGAGTCTTACGGGGGGAAGTTTATTCCtcttgatcttttccttgAGGAGCATGGTGAAAGGATTTTGGATTGGACTGCCGTGCTTGAGTGTTTGAGGAATGAAGGTTTGAGGAGTGTTATGATTGAGGGCGGTGGGACGGTTATTAATTCCCTTCTTGAACCGAGGTGGGCGCATTTGGTGAATTCTGTGATTGTCACTATTGCGCCGACTTGGTTGGGGCAGGGGGGTGTTGTTGTTTCGCCGAGGCGCAGGGTTGAGGGTGGTGCGGTTGTGCCGGCGGCGAGGTTGAGGGATGTCAAATGGTATCCTTTTGGGGAGGATGTGGTGCTTTGTGGGAGGGTTTAA
- a CDS encoding C6 zinc finger domain protein gives MPSRRSHTKSHHGCTQCKQRRIKCDEARPSCGSCQKKRIVCAFLSQEPLPINPLQQYAPQPSSPSPALHSAPTIPLLDLELLHHWHTTTAASLAHSKSIQDLFRITVPDVALSYPFLMHSLLAVSALHIGHKCPPECRRKYTEAAIRHNDLSLSLCTPLLSNVTAENCHALFAFSCLVVIFAYAAEHAASSLDTLDEGDVVKVFKLVRGAGSIVGQARPWIEQGEMRQLLAAGRNLRQPSTTKYAHELYAQLQEIIEQHAKPLGHDQKVGSALFSSFEHLRDVLRRCTTREDPGALMSWPVMVHADYLDLLLQGEPTSFVILGHYGVALELLKDEWWLDGWGEFLVNLALKRLGPTEEWKMARCLELLRADRAERAARDDSAGS, from the coding sequence ATGCCCTCGCGACGGTCTCACACCAAATCCCACCACGGTTGCACTCAATGCAAACAGCGTCGAATCAAGTGTGACGAAGCGCGCCCTAGTTGTGGTTCCTGTCAAAAAAAGCGTATCGTCTGTGCCTTTCTTAGCCAGGAACCGTTACCCATAAACCCACTGCAACAGTATGCGCCGCAACCTAGTAGCCCCAGTCCAGCGTTGCACTCCGCTCCAACGATTCCGCTGCTAGATCTCGAGCTCCTACACCATTGGCACACAACCACGGCCGCGTCATTAGCGCACAGCAAGTCAATCCAAGACCTGTTTCGCATTACCGTCCCTGATGTGGCACTATCCTATCCGTTCCTTATGCACAGCCTGCTGGCTGTCTCAGCTTTACATATCGGACACAAATGCCCACCGGAGTGTCGCCGCAAATACACAGAAGCGGCCATCAGGCACAATGATCTCTCCTTATCACTATGCACACCACTCCTCAGTAATGTGACGGCGGAAAATTGTCATGCCCTGTTCGCCTTTTCGTGTCTTGTTGTGATCTTCGCTTATGCTGCGGAACATGCAGCATCTTCCTTAGATACACTGGATGAAGGCGATGTGGTCAAAGTCTTCAAATTAGTTCGCGGAGCGGGCTCGATAGTGGGCCAAGCCCGTCCCTGGATCGAACAAGGTGAAATGCGCCAGTTACTTGCTGCCGGTCGCAACTTACGGCAACCGTCTACAACAAAATATGCTCACGAGTTGTATGCGCAATTACAAGAGATCATAGAACAACATGCAAAACCCTTAGGACATGATCAAAAGGTTGGCTCCGCACTTTTCTCGTCCTTCGAACATCTACGTGATGTGCTTAGGCGGTGCACTACACGTGAAGACCCAGGTGCCCTTATGTCGTGGCCTGTGATGGTGCATGCGGATTATCTCGACCTTCTGCTGCAAGGAGAACCAACTTCTTTCGTGATTCTTGGCCACTATGGTGTGGCGTTGGAGCTGTTAAAAGACGAGTGGTGGTTAGATGGCTGGGGTGAATTCTTAGTTAATCTTGCCTTGAAACGCCTGGGTCCTACGGAAGAGTGGAAGATGGCACGGTGTTTGGAGCTGCTTAGAGCAGATAGAGCGGAAAGAGCAGCTAGAGATGACTCGGCTGGGAGTTGA
- a CDS encoding IQ calmodulin-binding motif protein: MTKDTHSPRLVESTKFDSATDPMERPPRNDVTDKEQWAARVIQRTYRGYRTRRELQGCGISATTRWVEAVKEAEWRLLHRPSAPEATVENNSSAHARRNWQRAVSVAKRAGGDDDLDQEPVSPTRNATRQSSGNLASQPAQLDLPPGTTAKMMDLQYFLELVDLKHRHGSNLRVYHSYWKNSTTAQNFFFWLDYGEGKDLDLPQCPRDKLERQQVRYLSREERMNYLVRVDEAGLFRWAKNNERVWTDNRRFKDSLKGVVHIDEDAPQFQGNTEAGDPDSFLTSSSSSVSSLSSSDYDSDSDMCVREAKETYVNEDYKAVKKLKKVVHVSPSTILSSIRGKSLKKEDMWIFRVQVADTSFRLYIGIKQSGAFQHSSFLRGARISAAGLIKVRNGQLRSLAPLSGHYRPPADNFRAFIHSLQDRGVDMSHVSISKSYAVLAGIEGYTRTKHKVRALHEKVDDVKQKVLQNHHNGEKDQDHARCQNNDHSKPRPLVGDKRDKIEKGHLGLPLRTKPANEVE, translated from the exons ATGACAAAAGATACACATTCTCCTAGATTAGTTGAATCCACCAAATTTGACAGCGCGACCGATCCAATGGAACGGCCACCGAGGAATGACGTCACTGATAAGGAGCAGTGGGCAGCGAGAGTGATTCAG AGAACATACCGCGGATATCGAACGCGACGAGAGTTGCAAGGCTGTGGAATATCGGCGACCACGCGTTGGGTAGAG GCCGTCAAAGAAGCGGAATGGCGCCTCCTCCATCGCCCATCGGCCCCGGAAGCTACCGTCGAGAATAATAGTTCCGCCCATGCTCGGCGTAATTGGCAGCGGGCTGTCAGTGTCGCCAAACGGGCAGGTGGTGACGATGACCTTGACCAGGAACCCGTTTCGCCCACTCGGAATGCGACGCGGCAGTCCAGCGGTAACCTGGCCTCACAGCCTGCCCAGCTCGACTTGCCGCCGGGGACAACGGCGAAAATGATGGACTTGCAGTACTTCCTCGAGTTGGTGGATTTGAAGCACCGCCATGGCAGCAACCTTCGCGTGTATCACTCGTATTGGAAGAACTCGACTACCGCCCAgaacttcttcttttggctCGACTACGGCGAAGGGAAAGATCTTGACCTCCCTCAGTGCCCGCGTGACAAACTCGAGCGACAGCAAGTGCGATACCTCTCACGCGAAGAACGGATGAATTACCTGGTGAGGGTGGACGAAGCTGGGCTATTCCGATGGGCGAAAAATAACGAGCGCGTATGGACAGATAACAGGCGGTTCAAGGACAGCTTGAAGGGGGTTGTACATATCGACGAGGATGCACCGCAGTTTCAAGGGAATACGGAAGCGGGTGACCCGGACTCATTCTTGACCAGTTCCTCATCGTCTGTCTCGTCACTTTCGTCATCAGATTATGACTCAGATAGCGACATGTGCGTCAGAGAAGCGAAAGAAACGTACGTGAACGAAGATTATAAAGCAGTCAAGAAGTTGAAAAAGGTTGTGCATGTCAGTCCGTCAACAATCCTTAGCAGTATAAGGGGCAAGtcgttgaagaaggaagacatgTGGATATTC CGTGTTCAGGTTGCCGATACCTCCTTTCGCTTGTATATCGGGATCAAGCAATCAGGTGCATTTCAGCATTCATCGTTTCTTCGAGGTGCTCGCATTTCTGCTGCAGGTCTAATCAAGGTCCGGAATGGACAGCTTCGCAGTTTGGCGCCATTGAG TGGCCATTACCGTCCTCCTGCAGACAACTTTCGTGCTTTTATTCACTCCCTCCAAGACAGAGGGGTCGACATGTCTCACGTCTCCATTAGCAAGTCGTACGCGGTCCTCGCGGGCATCGAGGGATACACCCGAACCAAGCACAAAGTACGTGCGCTACATGAGAAGGTTGACGACGTGAAGCAAAAAGTCTTGCAAAACCATCACAATGGGGAAAAGGATCAAGATCATGCCCGTTGTCAAAACAACGATCACTCTAAGCCCAGACCACTGGTGGGTGACAAACGGGACAAAATTGAGAAAGGCCACCTTGGGCTCCCACTGCGCACAAAGCCTGCAAATGAAGTGGAGTGA
- a CDS encoding luciferase-like domain-containing protein — protein sequence MTKTSEKKSWILNAFAMFSPGHLSPGLWKNPQDRAGDFLDLSYWIELAKVLEKGKFHGLFLADHLGIYDVYKGPGNKEPALLSGAQFPIGDPFLLISAMASVTTSLSFGITASTTYETSPYALARKFSTLDHLTQGRVGWNIVTSFLDSAAKAYGMDEQIPHDERYARADEYMELTYKLWEGTWRDGAVVKDPKTGVYSDPNQVRAIEHNGKYFKSTAASQLPASKQRTPLLFQAGASSAGKRFAAKHSEVMFLPGLEPEKTKAVVDDMRKHLAEIGRPTDSIKFIAGILVIVDETDEKAQAKYEEYLAQSDLEGVATLFGGWTNNDLSKFDDDEDFSFTAVGGIQSLISSWSKTVPNSNGLKWTKRRVLQELALGGAHPRAIGSPSTVADILQRWVDVADVDGFNFSYAVSPGTFEDMIEYLFPELRRRGVIWDDYEVKGGSARENYFQDGLGSRLREGHPGREYTWN from the exons ATGACCAAAACctcagaaaagaaatcatggATCCTCAATGCCTTTGCGATGTTTTCTCCTGGGCATCTATCGCCCG GGCTATGGAAGAATCCGCAAGATCGCGCCGGTGATTTCCTCGACCTGTCATACTGGATTGAATTGGCGAAGGTtctggagaaagggaaattcCACGGGCTGTTTCTGGCAGATCATCTTGGGATCTACGATGTGTACAAAGGCCCAGGGAATAAAGAGCCTGCATTGTTATCGGGGGCGCAATTTCCTATCGGTGATCCGTT CCTCCTAATCTCAGCAATGGCCTCCGTAACTAcatctctctccttcggcATAACCGCATCCACAACCTATGAGACCTCGCCATACGCCTTGGCTCGGAAGTTCTCGACTCTAGACCACCTTACCCAGGGTCGCGTCGGATGGAACATTGTCACCTCGTTTCTGGATAGTGCAGCCAAGGCATACGGAATGGATGAGCAGATTCCTCATGACGAACGATATGCGCGAGCGGATGAGTACATGGAGCTCACTTACAAGCTGTGGGAGGGTACATGGCGCGACGGGGCTGTCGTGAAGGATCCGAAGACCGGCGTTTACAGTGATCCTAACCAGGTTCGTGCTATTGAGCACAATGGGAAGTATTTCAAGAGTACGGCTGCGAGTCAGTTGCCTGCTTCGAAGCAGAGGACGCCGTTGCTTTTCCAGGCGGGGGCTTCGTC AGCCGGAAAGCGATTCGCTGCCAAACATTCCGAAGTGATGTTCCTACCCGGCCTGGAGCCGGAGAAAACCAAAGCAGTGGTAGATGATATGCG aaagcaCCTAGCCGAGATAGGCCGCCCAACAGACAGCATCAAGTTCATCGCCGGAATCCTCGTGATCGTTGACGAGACCGACGAGAAAGCCCAAGCCAAATACGAAGAGTACCTAGCGCAATCCGACCTCGAAGGTGTAGCAACACTCTTCGGCGGCTGGACCAACAACGATCTATCCAAGttcgatgacgacgaagacttCTCCTTCACTGCCGTGGGGGGAATCCAGTCTTTGATCTCGAGCTGGTCGAAAACGGTTCCAAACTCGAACGGCCTGAAGTGGACGAAACGTCGCGTTCTGCAGGAATTAGCGCTGGGTGGAGCCCACCCTCGGGCTATTGGGTCGCCGAGTACGGTGGCGGATATTCTGCAGCGGTGGGTTGATGTTGCGGATGTTGATGGGTTTAATTTCTCCTATGCGGTTTCGCCAGGGACATTTGAGGATATGATTGAGTATTTATTTCCGgagttgaggaggaggggcgTTATTTGGGATGATTATGAGGTGAAGGGTGGATCGGCCAGAGAGAATTACTTCCAGGATGGGCTCGGGTCGAGACTGCGCGAGGGTCATCCGGGAAGGGAGTACACTTGGAACTGA